A portion of the Oncorhynchus gorbuscha isolate QuinsamMale2020 ecotype Even-year linkage group LG07, OgorEven_v1.0, whole genome shotgun sequence genome contains these proteins:
- the LOC124040137 gene encoding diacylglycerol lipase-beta-like — MPGMIAFGRRWGIASDDLVFSGSFELFVRVLWWIWTLALYTLHKGKFDCSGGRVLHSYLVVLLVLLAFIILSLCAIVYVSAQGTITNPGPRRSIPVLLYVRAMLYVPELIWAILGAIWVSDDSRGCEPAEVGAVIAAVVASWILLLSTGVGVLFVFDPLGSRLPGPPSQEQLGVRDLESSEGSQLLSTARSVAVRVWESRLRLLCCCLPQDESHRAAFSSIAQLVSGFFSDTDLVPSDIAVGLALLHQEQDKKEQCRDPDEVLSHSPSSPIAEDLEAELEKAAHCMQFAIAAYGWPMYVYSNPLTGACKLSGDCCKTQSAEYDIVGGDNMGCHFSSILHSTGLQYRDFIYVSFHNQIYEIPFFVALDHKREAVLVAIRGTLSLRDLLTDLSADCENLPVEGVSGTCYAHKGMSQAAGYIYKKLLNDGILNQAFTIAPEYKLVITGHSLGGGTASLLAILLRSSFPTLQCYAFSPPGGLMSKALAEYSKDFVVSVVLGKDLVPRLSYPNMEDLKRRILKMVSNCNKPKYRILLQGCWYELFGGDPDDFPTEMDRREEELSQPLLGEETLLIRGSSSYQSLASEDSPVHCAHLPLYLPGRILHITEDGPSRRSCFSQVRYRAEWSNETAFRSVLISPRMIADHMPDAVLRSLHSMTQDRPFNLCPSSLSNSHLNVI, encoded by the exons ATGCCTGGAATGATAGCGTTTGGTCGGCGATGGGGCATCGCAAGCGACGACCTGGTCTTTTCCGGCTCTTTTGAGCTGTTCGTCAGGGTTCTATG GTGGATCTGGACGCTGGCTCTGTACACTCTCCATAAGGGGAAGTTTGACTGTTCAGGTGGGAGAGTTCTACACAGCTACCTGGTGGTTTTACTGGTCCTGTTGGCTTTCATCATCCTGTCTTTATGTGCCATCGTCTACGTCAGCGCTCAAG GGACCATCACTAACCCGGGCCCGCGACGCTCCATCCCGGTGCTGTTGTATGTGCGGGCGATGCTGTACGTCCCTGAGCTGATCTGGGCCATCCTGGGGGCCATCTGGGTGTCTGATGACAGCCGGGGCTGTGAGCCTGCTGAGGTGGGGGCCGTCATTGCAGCAGTGGTCGCCAG TTGGATCTTGCTGCTGTCCACAGGGGTGGGAGTGCTGTTTGTGTTCGACCCACTGGGCAGCCGCCTTCCTGGGCCTCCGTCCCAGGAGCAGCTAGGGGTAAGGGACCTGGAGAGCAGTGAGGGCTCCCAGCTTCTGTCCACCGCCCGCTCTGTGGCTGTCAGGGTGTGGGAGAGCAGGCTAAGGCTGCTCTGCTGCTGCCTGCCTCAGGATGAGAGCCACAGAGCTGCGTTCTCCAGCATAGCTCAGCTTGTCAGCGGATTCTTCTCG GATACAGACCTGGTTCCCAGTGACATCGCAGTGGGTCTGGCTCTGCTACATCAGGAGCAGGATAAGAAGGAGCAGTGTAGGGATCCAGACGAAGTCCTGTCTCACAGCCCCTCATCACCTATC GCAGAGGATCTTGAGGCAGAGCTGGAGAAGGCTGCCCACTGTATGCAATTTGCTATAGCAGCGTATGGCTGGCCCATGTATGTCTACTCCAACCCACTCACTGGAGCCTGCAAACTCAGCGGGGACTG ctgtaAGACCCAGTCTGCTGAGTATGACATTGTCGGAGGAGACAACATGGGTTGCCatttctcctccatcctccacagCACCGGCCTACAGTACAGAGACTTCATCTACGTTAGCTTTCACAACCAG ATCTATGAAATTCCATTCTTTGTGGCTCTGGACCATAAGAGAGAGGCAGTACTGGTGGCTATCAGAGGAACACTGTCACTCCGG GATTTGCTGACTGACCTGTCTGCAGACTGTGAGAACCTCCCAGTAGAGGGAGTGTCAGGAACATGCTATGCTCACAAG GGCATGTCTCAGGCAGCCGGCTACATCTATAAGAAACTCCTCAACGATGGCATTCTAAACCAGGCTTTCACCATCGCACCT gagTACAAGCTAGTCATCACAGGCCACAGTCTTGGAGGGGGTACAGCCTCTCTTCTGGCCATTTTATTACGTAGCTCCTTCCCCACCCTACAGTGTTACGCCTTCTCTCCACCAGGGGGACTCATGAG TAAAGCCCTGGCGGAATATTCCAAAGACTTTGTGGTGTCTGTGGTTTTGGGGAAGGACTTGGTGCcaag GTTGAGTTATCCCAACATGGAGGACTTGAAAAGGAGAATATTAAAAATGGTTTCTAATTGCAATAAGCCCAAG TACCGTATCCTACTCCAGGGCTGTTGGTATGAGTTGTTTGGGGGAGATCCTGATGACTTCCCTACTGAGATGGACAGGCGGGAGGAGGAACTTAGCCAGCCGCTcctgggggaggagacactgCTGATTCGTGGCTCCTCATCCTATCAAAGCCTGGCTTCTGAGGACTCGCCGGTACACTGCGCCCACCTGCCACTTTATTTACCGGGACGTATACTGCACATTACAGAGGACGGCCCATCGCGGAG GTCCTGTTTTTCCCAGGTGCGTTACCGGGCGGAGTGGTCCAATGAAACAGCATTCCGGAGTGTTCTCATCAGTCCTAGGATGATCGCCGACCACATGCCTGATGCTGTACTCCGATCTCTCCACAGTATGACACAGGACAGGCCCTTCAACCTCTGCCCCTCGTCGCTTAGCAACAGCCACCTCAACGTCATCTGA